One Nocardioidaceae bacterium SCSIO 66511 genomic window carries:
- a CDS encoding dihydroorotate dehydrogenase, with translation MADLTTDVAGLRLPNPVMTASGCAAAGQELAQFFDVTELGAIVTKSIMRFPRSGRPTPRMVETPSGMLNSIGLQGPGIDAFLARDLPWLVQQGARPVVSIAGSTVDEFVELTRRVVNSPGVAALEVNISCPNVENRGLVFACDPLQAARVIEAVRPHVPQGLPMFAKLTPDVTSIVDVARSVADAGADGVTMINTLLGMAIDPDTLRPTLGGVTGGLSGPAVRPVAVRAVYQVYAAMPELPIIGVGGIRTGADALEFIAAGATAVQVGTVIFNDPSAPMRVARELEAELDSRGIPSPEKVRGVAHG, from the coding sequence ATGGCTGACCTGACGACCGACGTGGCCGGCCTGCGGCTGCCGAACCCGGTGATGACGGCGTCCGGTTGCGCCGCGGCGGGCCAGGAGCTCGCGCAGTTCTTCGACGTCACCGAGCTGGGTGCGATCGTGACGAAGTCGATCATGCGATTCCCGCGGTCGGGGCGCCCGACACCGCGGATGGTCGAGACCCCGTCGGGGATGCTCAACTCGATCGGGCTCCAGGGCCCGGGCATCGACGCCTTCCTCGCTCGCGACCTGCCTTGGCTCGTACAGCAGGGTGCGCGGCCGGTCGTCTCGATCGCCGGGTCGACGGTCGATGAGTTCGTCGAGCTCACCCGACGGGTCGTCAACAGCCCGGGTGTTGCAGCGCTCGAGGTCAACATCTCGTGCCCCAACGTCGAGAACCGCGGGCTCGTCTTCGCATGCGATCCGCTACAGGCGGCACGGGTGATCGAGGCAGTACGCCCGCACGTACCGCAAGGTCTGCCGATGTTCGCAAAGCTCACTCCGGATGTGACGAGCATCGTCGATGTTGCGCGGTCGGTGGCCGATGCGGGCGCCGACGGCGTGACGATGATCAACACGTTGCTCGGTATGGCGATCGACCCCGATACGTTGCGGCCGACCCTCGGCGGTGTGACCGGCGGGCTCAGCGGCCCGGCGGTCCGGCCGGTCGCCGTACGCGCGGTCTACCAGGTGTACGCCGCGATGCCGGAGCTGCCGATCATCGGCGTCGGAGGCATTCGTACGGGCGCCGACGCCCTGGAGTTCATTGCCGCCGGTGCGACGGCGGTGCAGGTGGGCACGGTGATCTTCAACGATCCGTCCGCGCCGATGCGGGTCGCCCGTGAGCTCGAGGCCGAGCTCGACAGCCGGGGCATCCCGTCACCGGAGAAGGTAAGGGGAGTAGCGCATGGGTGA
- the pyrF gene encoding orotidine-5'-phosphate decarboxylase, whose product MGESFGSRLYGAIEKRGRLCVGIDPHAALLADWGLADDPAGLETFALTAVEALAGEVAVLKPQSAFFERHGAAGIAVLERVVREARAAGALVLLDVKRGDIGSTAAAYADAYLHPDSPISCDAVTVSPYLGFGSLAPFLDAADRYDRGVFVLALTSNPEGPEVQHARVEGGTVAGSVLAQLAMRNGRAEPLGSYGAVVGATIGELSEDVAINGPLLVPGLGAQGGTPADLRRLFGEVYANVLPATARAVLAAGPDVHALRAAARRTADDLD is encoded by the coding sequence ATGGGTGAGTCGTTCGGATCCAGGCTGTATGGCGCCATCGAGAAGCGTGGACGCTTGTGCGTCGGCATCGACCCGCATGCGGCCTTGCTTGCCGACTGGGGTTTGGCCGACGACCCGGCCGGACTCGAGACGTTCGCGCTGACCGCGGTCGAGGCGCTCGCGGGTGAGGTCGCGGTGCTCAAACCCCAGTCTGCGTTCTTCGAGCGACATGGCGCCGCGGGGATCGCCGTGCTCGAGCGCGTCGTACGCGAGGCGCGCGCGGCGGGTGCGCTCGTTCTGCTCGACGTCAAGCGAGGCGACATCGGATCGACAGCCGCGGCGTACGCCGATGCGTACCTGCATCCGGACTCGCCGATCTCCTGCGATGCGGTGACCGTCAGCCCGTACCTCGGGTTCGGTTCACTCGCGCCGTTCCTCGATGCGGCCGACCGTTACGACCGGGGGGTCTTCGTGCTCGCGCTGACCTCCAACCCCGAAGGCCCCGAGGTGCAGCATGCGCGGGTCGAGGGCGGCACAGTGGCGGGGTCTGTGCTTGCTCAGCTCGCAATGCGCAACGGCCGGGCGGAACCGCTCGGATCGTACGGTGCAGTCGTCGGCGCCACGATCGGTGAGCTGTCGGAGGACGTCGCCATCAACGGCCCGCTGCTGGTGCCGGGGCTCGGCGCACAGGGCGGTACGCCCGCCGACCTGCGCCGGCTGTTCGGCGAGGTGTACGCGAACGTACTGCCGGCAACGGCTCGCGCCGTGCTCGCCGCAGGCCCGGATGTGCACGCGTTGCGCGCGGCCGCCCGGCGTACCGCCGACGATCTCGACTGA
- the carA gene encoding glutamine-hydrolyzing carbamoyl-phosphate synthase small subunit codes for MTAVLVLEDGRVFQGEAYGAIGETIGEAVFATGMTGYQETLTDPSYRRQVVVMTAPHIGNTGVNDEDDESARIWVAGYVVRDPARVRSSWRADDDLGSRLERDGVVGISGIDTRALTRHLRERGAMRVGISSASGTVDDLLARVREAPAMSGADLAGEVTTDEVYVVPAVGEKRYTVAAIDLGIKGMTPRLLAERGVEVHVLPSTASIDDVLAVEPDGVFMSNGPGDPEATTDAVSLLREVLARRIPYFGICFGNQLFGRALGFGTYKLKYGHRGINQPVLDKTTGRVEITSQNHGFAVDMPTDAPVRTEFGTAEVTHVSLNDGVVEGLALTDAPAFSVQYHPESAAGPHDSAYLFDRFTQLMDETRGA; via the coding sequence GTGACGGCGGTACTCGTCCTGGAAGACGGCCGCGTCTTCCAGGGAGAGGCGTACGGCGCGATCGGCGAGACGATCGGCGAGGCGGTCTTCGCGACCGGGATGACCGGATACCAGGAGACGCTGACCGATCCGTCCTACCGTCGACAGGTCGTCGTCATGACAGCGCCGCACATCGGCAACACCGGCGTCAACGACGAGGACGACGAGTCGGCTCGGATCTGGGTTGCTGGCTACGTCGTACGCGACCCCGCGCGGGTGCGCAGCAGCTGGCGGGCGGACGACGACCTCGGCTCTCGGCTCGAACGCGACGGTGTGGTTGGCATCTCGGGCATCGACACCAGGGCCCTGACCCGACATCTGCGCGAGCGTGGGGCGATGCGCGTCGGCATCTCGTCGGCGTCGGGCACGGTCGACGACCTGCTGGCCCGCGTACGCGAGGCGCCCGCGATGTCCGGCGCCGACCTGGCCGGCGAGGTGACCACAGACGAGGTGTACGTGGTGCCCGCGGTCGGTGAGAAGCGCTACACCGTCGCCGCCATCGACCTGGGTATCAAGGGCATGACGCCGCGGCTGCTCGCCGAGCGCGGCGTCGAGGTGCACGTACTCCCGTCGACCGCGTCGATCGATGACGTGCTTGCGGTCGAGCCGGACGGCGTGTTCATGTCGAACGGCCCCGGCGATCCGGAGGCGACCACCGACGCGGTGTCGCTGCTGCGGGAGGTCCTGGCCCGACGCATCCCGTACTTCGGCATCTGCTTCGGCAACCAGCTGTTCGGTCGCGCCCTCGGGTTCGGCACCTACAAGCTCAAGTACGGACACCGGGGCATCAACCAGCCGGTGCTCGACAAGACGACCGGCCGGGTCGAGATCACCTCGCAGAACCACGGTTTCGCGGTCGACATGCCCACCGATGCGCCGGTGCGTACCGAGTTCGGCACGGCCGAGGTCACGCATGTGTCGCTGAACGACGGTGTCGTCGAGGGTCTGGCGCTGACCGATGCACCGGCGTTCAGCGTGCAGTACCACCCCGAGTCGGCCGCCGGGCCGCATGACTCGGCGTACCTGTTCGACCGGTTCACCCAACTCATGGACGAAACGAGGGGCGCCTGA
- a CDS encoding glucose 1-dehydrogenase: MGQLTDKTALVTGASTGIGLATAERFIAEGARVYLTGRRKQVLDAAAQELGDQAIAIRNDVSDLDDLDRLFDRIATDGNRLDILFANAGGGEANQPLDSLTPEAFDHTFGINLRGTVFTVQKALPLLNDGGSIVLTGSSSAHRGTTGFGVYSATKAAIRQFGRVWAAELAPRRLRVNTMVPGPTDTPGLRGLAENPEQADAFLDELARSTPLRRAADPAEIANAVLFLASDQSNFITGGELFVDGGEVQVYP, translated from the coding sequence ATGGGTCAACTCACCGACAAGACAGCCCTGGTCACCGGCGCGAGCACGGGCATCGGACTCGCCACGGCCGAGCGCTTCATCGCCGAGGGCGCGCGCGTCTACCTCACCGGACGCCGAAAGCAGGTGCTCGACGCCGCGGCCCAGGAGCTGGGCGACCAGGCGATCGCGATCCGAAACGACGTCTCCGACCTGGATGACCTCGACAGGTTGTTCGACCGGATCGCCACAGACGGGAATCGGCTCGACATCCTCTTCGCGAACGCCGGCGGTGGCGAAGCGAACCAGCCCCTCGACTCGCTCACGCCCGAGGCCTTCGACCACACCTTCGGGATCAACCTGCGCGGCACCGTCTTCACGGTCCAGAAGGCGCTCCCGCTGCTGAACGACGGCGGGAGCATCGTGCTCACCGGTTCCAGCTCAGCGCACCGCGGCACCACCGGCTTCGGTGTCTACTCCGCCACCAAGGCGGCCATCAGGCAGTTCGGCCGAGTCTGGGCCGCCGAGCTCGCGCCCCGCCGCCTGCGCGTCAACACGATGGTGCCCGGCCCCACCGACACCCCGGGACTCCGCGGCCTCGCCGAGAACCCGGAGCAAGCGGACGCGTTCCTCGACGAGCTGGCGCGCAGCACACCCCTGCGGCGCGCCGCCGATCCGGCCGAGATCGCCAACGCCGTGCTCTTCCTGGCATCGGATCAGTCCAACTTCATCACAGGCGGCGAGCTGTTCGTGGACGGCGGCGAGGTCCAGGTGTATCCCTGA
- a CDS encoding dihydroorotate dehydrogenase electron transfer subunit — protein MTGATTSAAGAVQVNGQVVSMKPVGDYLHLTMTAPGVAERMRPGNFVALSVGGEQSAMLLRRAFSIYRAQPNTRGGTVEIVFAEHGKGTRWMTRLAPKDPIDVVGPLGRPFALPKEPVACTLVGGGYGMAPMFSLAERLRERGCSVHMLIGAATETRLFGVLEASRAASSVRTTTEDGSMGHRGRVTDVLPELIERTGSDVVYACGPMPMLRAVAQVAEEHGAHSQCAVEESMACGVGVCMTCVLPVRGDDGVIRMVRSCVEGPVFRGERVLWDDVGTIPHGTLGAPR, from the coding sequence ATGACGGGTGCGACGACGTCGGCGGCCGGAGCCGTCCAGGTCAACGGACAGGTCGTGTCGATGAAGCCCGTCGGCGACTACCTGCATCTGACGATGACCGCGCCGGGTGTTGCAGAGCGGATGCGCCCAGGCAACTTCGTGGCGCTGTCGGTCGGCGGCGAGCAGTCGGCGATGCTGCTTCGGCGGGCGTTCTCGATCTACCGCGCTCAACCGAACACCCGCGGCGGTACGGTCGAGATCGTGTTCGCCGAGCATGGCAAGGGCACTCGCTGGATGACTCGGTTGGCGCCGAAGGACCCGATCGACGTTGTCGGTCCGCTCGGCCGTCCCTTTGCGCTGCCGAAGGAGCCAGTGGCATGCACGCTGGTCGGCGGCGGGTACGGCATGGCACCGATGTTCAGCCTGGCCGAAAGGCTGCGCGAACGCGGCTGCTCGGTGCACATGCTGATCGGCGCGGCGACGGAGACACGGCTGTTCGGCGTCCTCGAGGCCAGCCGCGCGGCGTCGTCGGTGCGTACGACGACAGAGGACGGTTCGATGGGCCACCGCGGGCGGGTGACGGACGTACTCCCGGAGCTGATCGAGCGGACCGGCTCCGATGTGGTGTACGCGTGCGGGCCGATGCCGATGTTGCGCGCGGTCGCCCAGGTGGCCGAGGAGCACGGTGCACACAGTCAGTGTGCGGTCGAGGAGTCGATGGCCTGCGGCGTCGGCGTGTGCATGACCTGCGTACTCCCGGTGCGCGGCGACGACGGGGTGATCCGGATGGTGCGCTCGTGTGTTGAGGGTCCGGTGTTCCGCGGTGAGCGGGTGTTGTGGGACGACGTGGGTACGATCCCGCACGGCACGTTGGGAGCGCCGCGGTGA
- a CDS encoding aconitate hydratase yields MYRLDAVQGEGVDVASLPYSLKVLLENLLRTEDGANITADDIRALAAWDQNADPSKEIQYTPARVIMQDFTGVPCVVDLATMREAMSDLGGDATKINPLAPTELVIDHSVIADVFGTPEAFERNVEIEYERNKERYQFLRWGQSAFDDFKVVPPGTGIVHQVNIEHLARTVFTREIDGETVAYPDTCVGTDSHTTMVNGLGVVGWGVGGIEAEAAMLGQPVSMLIPRVVGFKLSGELPEGATATDLVLTITEMLREHGVVGKFVEFYGSGVAAVPLANRATIGNMSPEYGSTIAVFPIDAETTRYLKLTGRTDEQIALVEAYAKEQGLWHDPDHEPRYSEYLELDLASVVPSIAGPKRPQDRISLSDGKQAFRGALRNYVEHDAEPNIGAYDEALLESFPASDSPAAHEDAHGQTPAVDYLSCAAKDNGRASNPQLVTLADGTKFEVDHGAVTIAAITSCTNTSNPSVMIGAALLAKNAVEKGLNRKPWVKTSLAPGSKVVMDYYERAGLTPYLDKLGFNLVGYGCTTCIGNSGPLIPEVSKAVNDGDLAVTSVLSGNRNFEGRINPDVKMNYLASPPLVVAYALAGSMDLDLFNDPLGQDHDGNDVYMKDIWPSAAEIEDVVAGAIGSEMFTDGYSDVFAGDERWTSLPTPEGNTFDWAGDSTYVRKAPYFDGISREPEAVTDVNGARVLLKLGDSVTTDHISPAGAIKKDSPAGRYLTEHGVEQRSFNSYGSRRGNHEVMIRGTFANIRLRNQLAPGTEGGFTRQLNGDGEVTPVYDAAQKYADDGVPLVVLAGKEYGSGSSRDWAAKGTALLGVRVVIAESYERIHRSNLIGMGVLPLQYPDGQTAESLGLTGEETFDFSGVTALNDGIPETVHVTATPDSGDAIEFDAIVRIDTPGEAGYYRNGGIMQYVLRQLAGH; encoded by the coding sequence ATGTACCGCCTCGACGCGGTTCAGGGCGAGGGTGTCGACGTCGCCTCGCTCCCGTACAGCCTGAAGGTGCTGCTGGAGAACCTCCTGCGCACCGAGGACGGCGCCAACATCACCGCAGACGACATCCGCGCGCTGGCGGCCTGGGATCAGAACGCCGACCCGAGCAAGGAGATCCAGTACACCCCGGCGCGGGTGATCATGCAGGACTTCACCGGAGTCCCGTGCGTCGTCGATCTGGCCACGATGCGCGAGGCGATGTCCGACCTCGGCGGTGACGCCACCAAGATCAACCCGCTTGCCCCGACCGAGTTGGTCATCGACCACTCCGTGATCGCCGACGTCTTCGGTACGCCCGAGGCGTTCGAGCGCAACGTCGAGATCGAGTACGAGCGCAACAAGGAGCGCTACCAGTTCCTGCGCTGGGGCCAGAGCGCATTCGACGACTTCAAGGTCGTACCGCCCGGCACCGGCATCGTGCACCAGGTCAACATCGAGCACCTCGCGCGTACGGTCTTCACCCGCGAGATCGACGGCGAGACGGTCGCGTACCCCGACACCTGCGTCGGCACCGACTCGCACACCACGATGGTCAACGGCCTCGGCGTCGTCGGCTGGGGCGTCGGCGGCATCGAGGCTGAGGCGGCGATGCTCGGCCAGCCGGTGAGCATGCTGATCCCGCGGGTCGTGGGCTTCAAGCTGTCCGGCGAGCTGCCCGAAGGCGCGACCGCGACCGACCTCGTGCTCACCATCACCGAGATGCTGCGCGAGCACGGCGTGGTCGGCAAGTTCGTCGAGTTCTACGGTTCCGGCGTGGCGGCCGTCCCGCTGGCGAACCGCGCGACGATCGGCAACATGAGCCCCGAGTACGGCTCGACGATCGCGGTGTTCCCGATCGACGCAGAGACCACGCGGTACCTCAAGCTCACCGGTCGCACCGACGAGCAGATCGCGCTGGTCGAGGCGTACGCCAAGGAACAGGGTCTGTGGCACGATCCCGATCACGAGCCGCGCTACTCCGAGTACCTCGAGCTCGACCTGGCGAGTGTCGTGCCGTCGATCGCCGGACCGAAGCGGCCGCAGGACCGCATCTCGCTGTCGGACGGCAAACAGGCCTTCCGCGGCGCGCTGCGCAACTACGTCGAGCATGACGCCGAGCCGAACATCGGCGCGTACGACGAGGCCCTGCTGGAGTCGTTCCCGGCGTCGGATTCGCCCGCCGCGCATGAAGACGCGCACGGTCAGACGCCCGCGGTCGACTACCTGTCGTGTGCCGCGAAGGACAACGGCCGCGCGAGCAACCCGCAGCTGGTGACCCTTGCCGACGGTACGAAGTTCGAGGTCGACCACGGAGCGGTGACCATCGCAGCGATCACGTCGTGCACCAACACCTCCAACCCGTCGGTGATGATCGGCGCGGCGCTGCTCGCGAAGAACGCCGTCGAGAAGGGCCTCAACCGCAAGCCCTGGGTGAAGACCTCGCTCGCGCCGGGTTCGAAGGTCGTCATGGACTACTACGAGCGCGCCGGTCTCACGCCGTACCTCGACAAGCTCGGCTTCAACCTGGTCGGCTACGGCTGCACGACCTGCATCGGCAACTCCGGCCCGCTGATCCCCGAGGTCAGCAAGGCCGTCAACGACGGTGATCTCGCGGTCACCTCGGTGCTGTCGGGCAACCGCAACTTCGAGGGCCGGATCAACCCCGACGTGAAGATGAACTACCTCGCGTCGCCGCCGCTGGTCGTCGCGTACGCGCTGGCGGGCTCGATGGACCTCGATCTGTTCAACGACCCGCTGGGCCAGGACCACGACGGCAACGATGTCTACATGAAGGACATCTGGCCGTCCGCGGCCGAGATCGAGGACGTCGTCGCAGGCGCGATCGGCTCGGAGATGTTCACCGACGGATACTCCGATGTGTTCGCCGGTGACGAGCGCTGGACCTCGCTGCCGACACCCGAGGGCAACACGTTCGACTGGGCCGGCGACTCGACGTATGTACGCAAGGCGCCGTACTTCGACGGCATCTCGCGCGAGCCCGAGGCCGTGACCGACGTCAACGGGGCGCGGGTGCTGCTCAAACTCGGCGACTCCGTGACCACCGACCACATCTCGCCCGCAGGTGCGATCAAGAAGGACAGCCCAGCAGGTCGGTACCTCACCGAGCACGGGGTCGAGCAGCGGTCGTTCAACTCCTACGGCTCACGGCGCGGCAACCACGAGGTGATGATCCGCGGCACGTTCGCGAACATCCGCCTGCGCAACCAGCTCGCGCCGGGCACCGAGGGCGGCTTCACCAGGCAGCTCAACGGCGACGGTGAGGTCACCCCGGTGTACGACGCCGCGCAGAAGTACGCGGACGACGGCGTCCCGCTCGTGGTGCTCGCCGGCAAGGAGTACGGCTCCGGCTCGTCGCGAGACTGGGCGGCCAAGGGCACGGCGCTGCTCGGCGTGCGCGTCGTGATCGCCGAGTCGTACGAGCGCATCCACCGCTCGAACCTCATCGGCATGGGCGTGCTGCCGCTGCAGTACCCCGACGGTCAGACCGCGGAGTCGCTCGGCCTCACCGGCGAGGAGACGTTCGACTTCTCCGGCGTCACCGCCCTGAACGACGGCATCCCCGAGACCGTGCACGTGACCGCGACGCCCGACTCGGGAGACGCGATCGAGTTCGACGCGATCGTGCGCATCGACACCCCGGGTGAGGCCGGCTACTACCGCAACGGCGGCATCATGCAGTACGTGCTTCGCCAACTTGCCGGTCATTGA
- the carB gene encoding carbamoyl-phosphate synthase large subunit yields the protein MPRRTDISSVLVIGSGPIVIGQAAEFDYSGTQACRVLREEGLRVVLVNSNPATIMTDPEVADATYVEPITPEFVEKVIAHERPDALLATLGGQTALNAAMTLDADGILEKYGVELIGASIPAIEKGENRESFKAVVESLPAEWEAEVARSAICHTLDECFAAVDDLNYPVVVRPSFTMGGSGSGLAYDEHDLRRIAGAGLLASPTTEVLLEESILGWKEYELEVMRDGADNVVIVCSIENLDPMGVHTGDSITVAPAMTLTDREYQRLRDISIGVIREVGVDTGGCNIQFAVHPDNGRIVVIEMNPRVSRSSALASKATGFPIAKIAAKVAVGYTLDEIPNDITQETPASFEPTLDYVVVKAPRFAFEKFPAADARLTTHMKSVGEAMAIGRNFTEALNKALRSLERPEAPFSWVGEPGDKAALLETAQVPHDGRLRAVMDAIRAGATPQEVHAATSIDPWFVDQLFLIDEVATEVREAPALSPEVLRLAKRHGLSDAQIGGLRGMREDVVRGVRHALGIRPVYKTVDTCAAEFAARTPYHYSSYDEETEVEPRERPAVLILGSGPNRIGQGIEFDYSCVHASLALAEAGYETIMVNCNPETVSTDYDTSDRLYFEPLTLEDVLEVVGAEQQAGPIAGVIVQLGGQTPLGLAAGLEAEGVPIVGTPPGAIDLAEDRGAFGRVLAEAELPAPKHGTATTYASAKRIADEIGYPVLVRPSYVLGGRGMEIVYDDAALEDYITRATQISPEHPVLVDRFLDDAVEIDVDALYDGEELFLGGVMEHIEEAGVHSGDSSCALPPITLGASDIERIRASTEAIARGVGVRGLLNVQYALASDVLYVLEANPRASRTVPFVSKATDVALAKAAARVMLGESIASLRRDEVLPRSDGGEVVRHGPVAVKEAVMPFNRFRTLEGKAVDTVLGPEMRSTGEVMGIDAGFGTAFAKAQAAAQDGLPVRGKVFVSVANPDKRHMIFPVKRLADLGFEILATSGTAEVLDRNGVDATVVRKLSERGDGDDGPTIVERIHSGEIGLIINTPHGVTTGGSPRVDGYEIRTAAVTENVPCVTTVQGLAAAVQGVEALLGEGMPVRSLQDWAQIVKKARA from the coding sequence ATGCCGCGGCGTACAGATATCTCGTCGGTGCTGGTCATCGGGAGCGGACCGATCGTGATCGGTCAGGCAGCCGAGTTCGACTACTCGGGTACGCAGGCCTGCCGCGTGCTGCGCGAGGAGGGTTTGCGCGTCGTCCTGGTCAACTCCAACCCGGCGACGATCATGACCGACCCCGAGGTCGCCGACGCGACGTACGTCGAGCCGATTACGCCTGAGTTCGTGGAGAAGGTCATCGCGCATGAGCGTCCTGATGCGTTGCTGGCGACGCTCGGCGGCCAGACCGCGCTCAATGCGGCGATGACTCTCGACGCCGACGGCATCCTCGAGAAGTACGGCGTGGAGCTGATCGGTGCGTCGATCCCGGCGATCGAGAAGGGTGAGAACCGCGAGTCGTTCAAGGCGGTTGTGGAGTCGTTGCCGGCGGAGTGGGAGGCCGAGGTCGCCCGCTCGGCGATCTGCCACACCCTCGACGAATGCTTCGCCGCGGTCGACGACCTGAACTACCCGGTGGTCGTACGCCCGTCCTTCACGATGGGTGGTAGCGGCTCCGGCCTCGCATACGACGAGCACGATCTACGCCGGATAGCCGGCGCCGGTCTGCTGGCGAGTCCGACGACGGAGGTGCTCCTCGAGGAGTCGATCCTCGGCTGGAAGGAGTACGAGCTCGAGGTCATGCGCGACGGTGCCGACAACGTCGTCATCGTGTGCTCGATCGAGAACCTCGATCCGATGGGCGTACACACCGGTGACTCGATAACGGTCGCCCCTGCGATGACGCTGACCGACCGCGAGTATCAACGGCTGCGCGACATCTCGATCGGGGTGATCCGCGAGGTCGGCGTCGACACGGGCGGCTGCAACATCCAGTTCGCGGTGCATCCCGACAACGGACGCATCGTGGTGATCGAGATGAACCCGCGGGTGTCGCGGTCGAGTGCGCTCGCGTCGAAGGCGACCGGGTTCCCGATCGCCAAGATCGCTGCGAAGGTGGCGGTCGGTTACACCCTCGACGAGATTCCGAACGACATCACCCAGGAGACGCCGGCGAGCTTCGAGCCGACGCTGGACTACGTGGTGGTGAAGGCGCCCCGGTTCGCGTTCGAGAAGTTCCCGGCGGCCGATGCCCGGCTGACGACGCATATGAAGTCGGTCGGCGAGGCGATGGCGATCGGCCGCAACTTCACCGAGGCGCTGAACAAGGCGCTGCGCTCGCTTGAACGCCCGGAGGCACCGTTCTCGTGGGTCGGCGAACCCGGCGACAAGGCCGCTCTGCTCGAGACCGCGCAGGTGCCCCACGACGGCCGGCTGCGCGCGGTGATGGATGCGATCCGCGCCGGCGCCACGCCGCAGGAGGTCCATGCAGCGACATCGATCGACCCGTGGTTCGTCGACCAGTTGTTCCTGATCGACGAGGTGGCGACGGAGGTACGCGAGGCTCCGGCGCTGTCTCCGGAGGTACTGCGCCTTGCGAAGCGTCACGGCCTGTCCGACGCTCAGATCGGCGGGCTACGCGGAATGCGCGAAGACGTCGTACGCGGCGTACGCCATGCGCTCGGCATTCGACCGGTCTACAAGACGGTCGACACATGTGCGGCAGAGTTCGCGGCGCGCACGCCGTACCACTACTCCAGCTACGACGAGGAGACCGAGGTCGAGCCGCGTGAGCGTCCGGCCGTGTTGATCCTCGGCAGCGGGCCGAACCGGATCGGCCAGGGCATCGAGTTCGACTACTCGTGTGTGCACGCATCGCTTGCGCTCGCCGAGGCCGGGTACGAGACGATCATGGTCAACTGCAACCCGGAGACGGTGTCGACCGACTACGACACCTCCGATCGGCTCTACTTCGAGCCGCTGACTCTCGAAGACGTGCTCGAGGTAGTCGGCGCAGAGCAGCAGGCCGGGCCGATCGCGGGCGTGATCGTCCAGCTCGGCGGGCAGACTCCGCTCGGGCTCGCGGCCGGGCTGGAAGCCGAGGGCGTACCCATCGTGGGCACGCCGCCGGGTGCCATCGACCTCGCGGAGGACCGGGGCGCGTTTGGGCGGGTGCTCGCCGAAGCCGAGCTGCCTGCGCCCAAGCACGGCACTGCCACGACGTACGCATCGGCCAAGCGGATCGCCGACGAGATCGGCTACCCGGTGCTCGTACGCCCGTCGTACGTGCTCGGCGGGCGTGGCATGGAGATCGTCTACGACGACGCGGCACTCGAGGACTACATCACCCGGGCGACGCAGATCTCTCCGGAGCATCCGGTGTTGGTCGACCGCTTCCTCGATGATGCGGTCGAGATCGACGTCGACGCGTTGTACGACGGCGAGGAGCTGTTCCTCGGCGGCGTGATGGAGCACATCGAGGAGGCTGGCGTACATTCCGGGGACTCCTCGTGTGCGCTGCCGCCGATCACACTCGGCGCGTCCGACATCGAGCGCATCCGGGCGTCGACGGAGGCGATCGCCAGGGGAGTGGGCGTACGCGGGCTGCTGAACGTCCAGTACGCGCTGGCGTCCGATGTGCTCTACGTGCTCGAGGCCAACCCGCGGGCCTCCCGGACGGTGCCGTTCGTCTCGAAGGCGACCGACGTCGCACTCGCGAAGGCGGCGGCGCGGGTGATGCTGGGCGAGTCGATCGCGAGCCTGCGCCGTGACGAGGTGCTCCCGCGAAGCGACGGCGGCGAGGTCGTGCGCCATGGGCCGGTGGCCGTCAAGGAGGCGGTGATGCCGTTCAACCGCTTCCGCACCCTCGAAGGCAAGGCAGTCGACACCGTGCTGGGCCCAGAGATGCGCTCGACCGGCGAGGTGATGGGCATCGACGCGGGCTTCGGCACGGCGTTCGCGAAGGCGCAGGCGGCCGCGCAAGACGGCCTGCCCGTACGCGGCAAGGTGTTCGTCTCGGTCGCCAACCCCGATAAGCGGCATATGATCTTCCCGGTCAAGCGGCTGGCCGATCTGGGCTTCGAGATCCTTGCGACCAGCGGCACCGCCGAGGTGCTCGATCGCAATGGAGTCGACGCGACGGTCGTACGAAAGCTCAGTGAGCGCGGTGACGGCGACGACGGACCGACCATCGTCGAGCGGATCCACTCGGGCGAGATCGGGCTCATCATCAACACCCCGCACGGTGTGACGACCGGTGGCAGCCCGCGCGTCGACGGCTACGAGATTCGTACCGCCGCCGTGACCGAGAACGTCCCGTGCGTGACCACGGTGCAGGGCCTCGCCGCAGCCGTGCAGGGCGTTGAGGCGCTGCTCGGTGAGGGCATGCCGGTACGTTCCCTGCAGGACTGGGCACAGATCGTGAAGAAGGCGCGAGCATGA